In Paracoccus sp. TOH, a single window of DNA contains:
- the gltB gene encoding glutamate synthase large subunit, with amino-acid sequence MSWEQQEQARRDWMAEHSLYRAEDEHSSCGVGLVVNLDGKASRKVVEAGINALKAIWHRGAVDADGKTGDGAGIHVQIPVPFFYDQVRRTGHEPDQKKLIAVGQCFLPRTNFAQQEACRTIVESEVLRMGHYIYGWRHVPVNTSVLGEKANATRPEIEQILIRCEKDIDQEQFERELYIIRRRIEKAALAAQISSLYLCTLSCRSIIYKGMMLAEQVAEFYPDLKDERFESAFAIYHQRYSTNTFPQWWLAQPFRMLAHNGEINTLKGNTNWMRSHEIRMASRAFGEMAEDIKPIIPGGSSDSAALDAVFEVMVRSGRSAPMTKTMLVPEAWSKATTDMPQAWADMYAYCNAVMEPWDGPAALAMTDGRWVCGGLDRNGLRPLRFVVTGDNLLIAGSEAGMVPVNETTVREKGALGPGQMIAVDMAEGKLYHDREIKDHLASAQPFGEWIEKVVQLSEVMRDLPEELVFTGEALRRRQIAAGYTVEEIETMLAPMAEDGKEALASMGDDTPPAVLSGQYRPLSHFFRQNFSQVTNPPIDSLRETRVMSLKTRFGNLKNVLDESSAQTEILLLESPFVANGEFAEMMKMFGEAVTQIDCTFDDGAGPEAMAEALARIRAEAEDAVRSGAGHLVLTDEKIGPDRIGLPMILATSAIHSGLTRKGLRTFCSLNVRSAECIDPHYFAVLIGCGATTVNPYLAQDTIAERIERGLLSGSLIENMRNYRDAIDAGLLKIMAKMGISVLSSYRGGLNFEAVGLSRAMVAEYFPGMQSRISGIGLHGLQAKLEDIHAKGFHSPVTDLLPVGGFYKARRSGEKHAWEANTMKLLQVACDKASYDVWKQFTTTMRANPPIHLRDLLDIKPLGKPVPLEEVESITSIRKRFVTPGMSLGALSPEAHMTLNIAMNRIGAKSDSGEGGEDPAHSHPLPNGDNPCAKIKQVASGRFGVTAEYLNACEELEIKVAQGAKPGEGGQLPGMKVTDLIARLRHSTKGVTLISPPPHHDIYSIEDLAQLIYDLKQINPRAKITVKLVASSGVGTIAAGVAKAKADVILISGHNGGTGASPATSIKFAGLPWEMGLTEAHQVLAMNRLRDRVTLRTDGGLRTGRDVVMAAMMGAEEYGIGTAALIAMGCIMVRQCQSNTCPVGVCTQDEKLRAMFTGSADKVVNLITFYATEVREILASIGARSLDEIIGRADLLTQVSRGDKSLDDLDLNPLLITVDGSEKIVYDRSKPRNAVPDTLDAEIIRDASRFFSDGEKMQLSYAVRNTQRTVGTRTSSMIVQTFGMRNSLQPDHLTVRLTGSAGQSLGAFAAPGLKIEVSGDANDYVGKGLSGGTIVVRPPMASPLVAADNTIIGNTVLYGATDGHLFAAGRAGERFAVRNSGAKVVIEGCGSNGCEYMTGGVAVILGRIGANFGAGMTGGMAYLYDPEGLARDYINAETLVLCPVTQPHWEEQLKGLVERHARETRSRRAEEMLQNWEEEKLNFLQVCPKEMLPHLKHPIADVEDLAAIPAQ; translated from the coding sequence ATGAGCTGGGAACAGCAGGAGCAGGCCCGCCGCGACTGGATGGCGGAACATTCGCTCTACCGTGCCGAGGACGAGCATTCGTCCTGCGGCGTCGGCCTGGTGGTGAACCTGGACGGCAAGGCCAGCCGCAAGGTGGTCGAGGCCGGCATCAACGCCCTGAAGGCGATCTGGCATCGCGGCGCGGTGGATGCGGACGGCAAGACCGGCGACGGCGCCGGCATCCATGTGCAGATCCCGGTGCCCTTCTTCTACGACCAGGTGCGCCGCACCGGGCACGAGCCGGACCAGAAGAAGCTGATCGCCGTCGGCCAGTGCTTCCTGCCGCGCACCAATTTCGCCCAGCAGGAGGCCTGCCGGACCATCGTCGAGTCCGAAGTGCTGCGCATGGGCCATTACATCTATGGCTGGCGGCATGTGCCGGTGAACACCAGCGTGCTGGGCGAGAAGGCCAATGCCACCCGCCCCGAGATCGAGCAGATCCTGATCCGCTGCGAAAAGGACATCGACCAGGAGCAGTTCGAGCGCGAGCTTTACATCATCCGCCGCCGCATCGAGAAGGCGGCGCTGGCGGCGCAGATCAGCAGCCTTTACCTGTGCACGCTGTCCTGCCGGTCGATCATCTACAAGGGCATGATGCTGGCCGAGCAGGTGGCCGAGTTCTATCCCGACCTGAAAGACGAGCGGTTTGAATCGGCCTTCGCCATCTATCACCAGCGCTATTCCACCAACACCTTCCCGCAATGGTGGCTGGCGCAGCCCTTCCGCATGCTGGCCCATAACGGCGAGATCAACACGCTGAAGGGCAACACCAACTGGATGCGCAGCCACGAGATCCGCATGGCCAGCCGCGCCTTCGGCGAGATGGCCGAGGACATCAAGCCGATCATCCCCGGCGGCTCGTCCGATTCGGCGGCGCTGGACGCGGTGTTCGAGGTCATGGTGCGTTCCGGCCGCTCGGCGCCGATGACCAAGACCATGCTGGTGCCGGAAGCCTGGTCCAAGGCCACCACCGACATGCCGCAGGCCTGGGCCGACATGTATGCCTATTGCAACGCGGTGATGGAGCCCTGGGACGGGCCGGCGGCGCTGGCGATGACCGACGGCCGCTGGGTCTGCGGCGGCCTGGACCGCAACGGGCTGCGGCCGCTGCGCTTTGTGGTGACCGGCGACAACCTGCTGATCGCCGGCTCGGAAGCCGGCATGGTGCCGGTGAACGAGACCACGGTGCGCGAAAAGGGCGCGCTGGGTCCGGGCCAGATGATCGCCGTCGACATGGCCGAGGGCAAGCTCTACCACGACCGCGAGATCAAGGACCATCTGGCCTCGGCCCAGCCCTTCGGCGAGTGGATCGAGAAGGTGGTGCAGCTTTCGGAAGTGATGCGCGACCTGCCCGAGGAGCTGGTCTTTACCGGCGAGGCCCTGCGCCGCCGCCAGATCGCCGCCGGCTACACGGTCGAGGAAATCGAGACCATGCTGGCGCCGATGGCCGAGGACGGCAAGGAGGCCCTGGCCTCGATGGGCGACGACACCCCGCCGGCCGTGCTGTCGGGGCAATATCGGCCGCTGTCGCATTTCTTCCGGCAGAACTTCAGCCAGGTGACCAACCCGCCCATCGACAGCCTGCGCGAGACGCGGGTGATGAGCCTGAAGACCCGTTTCGGCAACCTCAAGAACGTGCTGGACGAATCCAGCGCGCAGACCGAGATCCTGCTGCTGGAAAGCCCTTTCGTCGCCAATGGCGAATTCGCCGAGATGATGAAGATGTTCGGCGAGGCGGTGACGCAGATCGACTGCACCTTCGACGATGGCGCCGGCCCCGAGGCCATGGCCGAGGCGCTGGCCCGCATCCGCGCCGAGGCCGAGGATGCCGTGCGTTCCGGCGCCGGCCATCTGGTGCTGACCGACGAGAAGATCGGCCCCGACCGCATCGGCCTGCCGATGATCCTGGCGACCAGCGCCATCCATTCCGGGCTGACGCGCAAGGGGCTGCGCACCTTCTGCTCGCTCAACGTGCGTTCGGCGGAATGCATCGACCCGCATTATTTCGCGGTGCTGATCGGCTGCGGCGCGACCACGGTGAACCCCTATCTGGCGCAGGACACCATCGCCGAGCGGATCGAGCGCGGGCTGCTCTCGGGCTCGCTGATCGAGAACATGCGCAACTATCGCGACGCCATCGACGCCGGGCTGCTGAAGATCATGGCCAAGATGGGGATCTCGGTGCTCAGCTCCTATCGCGGCGGGCTGAACTTCGAGGCGGTGGGGCTGTCGCGCGCCATGGTGGCGGAATATTTCCCCGGCATGCAGTCGCGGATTTCCGGCATCGGTCTGCACGGCTTGCAGGCCAAGCTGGAGGATATCCACGCCAAGGGCTTCCACAGCCCGGTGACCGACCTGCTGCCGGTGGGCGGCTTCTACAAGGCGCGCCGCTCGGGCGAGAAACACGCCTGGGAAGCCAACACCATGAAGCTGTTGCAGGTGGCTTGCGACAAGGCCAGCTATGACGTCTGGAAACAGTTCACCACCACCATGCGGGCCAATCCGCCGATCCACCTGCGCGACCTTCTGGACATCAAGCCGCTGGGCAAGCCGGTGCCGCTGGAGGAGGTGGAATCGATCACCTCGATCCGCAAGCGCTTCGTGACGCCGGGCATGTCGCTGGGGGCGCTGTCGCCCGAGGCGCATATGACGCTGAACATCGCCATGAACCGCATCGGCGCGAAATCCGACAGCGGCGAGGGCGGCGAGGATCCGGCGCACAGCCACCCGCTGCCGAACGGCGACAACCCCTGCGCCAAGATCAAGCAGGTCGCCTCGGGCCGGTTCGGCGTCACCGCGGAATACCTGAACGCCTGCGAGGAGCTGGAGATCAAGGTCGCGCAGGGTGCGAAACCCGGCGAGGGCGGCCAGCTTCCGGGCATGAAGGTCACCGACCTGATCGCGCGGCTGCGGCATTCGACCAAGGGCGTGACGCTGATTTCGCCGCCGCCGCACCACGACATCTATTCGATCGAGGATCTGGCGCAGCTGATCTATGACCTGAAGCAGATCAACCCGCGCGCCAAGATCACCGTGAAGCTGGTGGCGTCCAGCGGCGTCGGCACCATCGCCGCGGGCGTGGCCAAGGCCAAGGCCGACGTGATCCTGATCTCGGGGCACAATGGCGGCACCGGGGCGAGCCCGGCGACCTCGATCAAGTTCGCCGGCCTGCCCTGGGAGATGGGGCTGACCGAGGCGCATCAGGTGCTGGCGATGAACCGGCTGCGCGACCGGGTGACGCTGCGCACCGACGGCGGCCTGCGCACCGGGCGCGACGTGGTCATGGCGGCGATGATGGGGGCCGAGGAATACGGCATCGGCACCGCGGCGCTGATCGCCATGGGCTGCATCATGGTGCGGCAATGCCAGTCGAACACCTGCCCGGTGGGCGTCTGCACCCAGGATGAGAAACTGCGGGCGATGTTCACCGGCTCGGCCGACAAGGTGGTGAACCTGATCACCTTCTACGCCACCGAAGTGCGGGAGATCCTGGCCAGCATCGGCGCGCGCTCGCTGGACGAGATCATCGGCCGCGCCGACCTGCTGACCCAGGTCAGCCGGGGCGACAAGTCGCTGGACGATCTGGACCTGAACCCGCTGCTGATCACCGTCGATGGCAGCGAGAAGATCGTCTACGACCGCAGCAAGCCGCGCAACGCGGTGCCGGACACGCTGGATGCCGAGATCATCCGCGACGCCAGCCGCTTCTTCTCGGACGGCGAGAAGATGCAGCTGAGCTATGCGGTGCGGAACACCCAGCGCACGGTCGGCACCCGGACCAGCTCGATGATCGTGCAGACCTTCGGGATGCGCAACAGCCTGCAGCCCGACCACCTGACGGTGCGGCTGACCGGCAGCGCCGGGCAGTCGCTGGGCGCCTTTGCCGCGCCGGGGCTGAAGATCGAGGTCTCGGGCGATGCCAACGACTATGTCGGCAAGGGGCTCTCGGGCGGCACCATCGTGGTGCGGCCGCCGATGGCCAGCCCGCTGGTCGCGGCCGACAACACCATCATCGGCAACACCGTGCTGTATGGCGCGACCGACGGCCACCTGTTCGCGGCCGGCCGGGCGGGCGAGCGCTTCGCGGTCCGGAACTCGGGCGCCAAGGTGGTGATCGAGGGCTGCGGCAGCAACGGCTGCGAATACATGACCGGCGGCGTCGCGGTGATCCTGGGCCGCATCGGCGCGAATTTCGGCGCCGGCATGACCGGGGGCATGGCCTATCTTTACGACCCCGAGGGGCTGGCGCGCGACTATATCAATGCCGAGACGCTGGTGCTGTGCCCGGTCACGCAGCCGCATTGGGAGGAGCAGCTGAAAGGGCTGGTCGAACGCCACGCGCGCGAGACCCGCTCGCGCCGGGCCGAGGAGATGCTGCAGAACTGGGAGGAGGAAAAGCTGAACTTCCTGCAGGTCTGCCCCAAGGAGATGCTGCCGCATCTGAAGCATCCCATCGCGGATGTCGAGGATCTGGCGGCGATCCCCGCCCAGTGA
- a CDS encoding NAD(P)-dependent oxidoreductase has protein sequence MATQKMLKFVTIGREMPEKRDAASRSEDFHEIYREYADAKAKEQASRCSQCGVPYCQSHCPLHNNIPDWLRLTAEGRTQEAYFRSQETNTFPEICGRICPQDRLCEGNCVIEQSGHGTVTIGAIEKYITDTAWEEGWVKPAAPAQERPESIGIIGAGPGGLAAADRLRRMGFQVTVYDRHDRAGGLLIYGIPGFKLEKSVVERRSQLLRDGGVEFVLNANVGEDISFDAIRGKHDAVLIATGVYKTRDLDVDNAEAKGVARALDYLTASNRVDLGDEIPDYEDGELNARGKRVVVVGGGDTAMDCVRTAIRQGAQSVKCLYRRDRANMPGSQREVQNAEEEGVEFVWLSAPGAFVGHVPGEARLAQEVDVDGEPVAISAVRVQKMRLGAPDVSGRQSPELIEGADYDEPADLVIKALGFEPEELPRLWGVAGLEVTRWGTIKADYQTHQTSLPGVFAVGDIVRGASLVVWAIRDGREAADSIAGFLADSARVAAE, from the coding sequence ATGGCCACGCAGAAGATGCTCAAATTCGTCACCATCGGGCGCGAGATGCCCGAGAAACGCGACGCGGCATCGCGCTCGGAAGATTTCCACGAGATCTATCGCGAGTATGCCGACGCCAAGGCCAAGGAACAGGCCAGCCGCTGCAGCCAATGCGGCGTGCCCTATTGCCAGAGCCATTGCCCGCTGCATAACAACATTCCCGACTGGTTGCGCCTGACCGCCGAGGGCCGCACGCAGGAAGCCTATTTTCGCAGCCAGGAAACCAACACCTTCCCCGAGATCTGCGGCCGCATCTGCCCCCAGGACCGGCTGTGCGAGGGCAATTGCGTCATCGAGCAATCCGGCCACGGCACCGTCACCATCGGCGCCATCGAGAAATACATCACCGACACCGCCTGGGAGGAAGGCTGGGTCAAGCCCGCCGCCCCCGCCCAGGAACGCCCGGAATCCATCGGCATCATCGGCGCCGGGCCGGGGGGCCTCGCCGCCGCCGACCGGCTGCGCCGCATGGGCTTCCAGGTCACGGTCTATGACCGCCACGACCGCGCCGGCGGGCTGCTGATCTATGGCATTCCCGGCTTCAAGCTGGAAAAATCCGTGGTCGAACGCCGCAGCCAGCTTTTGCGCGACGGGGGCGTCGAGTTCGTGCTGAACGCCAATGTCGGCGAGGATATCAGCTTCGACGCCATCCGCGGCAAGCATGACGCGGTGCTGATCGCGACCGGCGTCTACAAGACCCGCGACCTGGACGTGGACAATGCCGAGGCCAAGGGCGTGGCGCGGGCGCTGGATTATCTGACCGCCTCGAACCGGGTCGATCTGGGCGACGAGATCCCGGATTACGAGGATGGCGAGCTGAACGCCCGCGGCAAGCGCGTCGTGGTCGTCGGCGGCGGCGACACCGCCATGGACTGCGTGCGCACCGCCATCCGCCAGGGCGCGCAATCGGTGAAATGCCTGTATCGCCGCGACCGGGCCAACATGCCGGGCAGCCAGCGCGAGGTGCAGAATGCCGAGGAGGAGGGCGTCGAATTCGTGTGGCTTTCCGCCCCCGGCGCCTTTGTCGGCCATGTCCCCGGCGAGGCGCGGCTGGCGCAAGAGGTCGATGTGGACGGCGAGCCGGTCGCGATCAGCGCCGTGCGGGTGCAGAAGATGCGGCTGGGCGCGCCCGATGTCAGCGGCCGGCAGTCGCCCGAGCTGATCGAGGGCGCCGATTACGACGAGCCGGCCGACCTGGTGATCAAGGCCCTGGGCTTCGAACCCGAGGAGCTGCCGCGGCTTTGGGGCGTCGCGGGGCTGGAGGTGACGCGCTGGGGCACGATCAAGGCCGATTACCAGACGCATCAGACCAGCCTGCCCGGCGTCTTCGCCGTGGGCGACATCGTGCGCGGCGCCAGCCTGGTGGTCTGGGCGATCCGCGACGGCCGCGAGGCCGCCGACAGCATTGCCGGCTTCCTAGCCGACAGCGCCCGCGTCGCCGCCGAATAA
- a CDS encoding undecaprenyl-diphosphate phosphatase, whose protein sequence is MMDHNTIVAAALGLLEGLTEFIPVSSTGHVLLAGHFLGFDSPGRVFEVLIQFGAILAILGVYSGKLWRIFSSAPHDPRARRFIAAVALAFLPAVVIGVLAHRIIKEILFETPALIAVMLILGGIVLLFVDRMVKHPRYHAAEDIPIGTAIAIGFIQCLAMIPGVSRSGATIVGALLLGADKRSAAEFSFFLSMPTMLGAFVYDLYKNRDILDAAAAGNILVGFVCAFVAAVVVVRWLLNYVSVHGYALFAWWRIVVGAVVLLALQASW, encoded by the coding sequence CTGATGGATCACAACACCATCGTGGCTGCCGCGCTCGGTCTGCTGGAAGGGCTGACCGAGTTCATTCCCGTATCCTCGACCGGCCATGTGCTGCTGGCGGGGCATTTCCTGGGCTTCGATTCGCCCGGCCGCGTCTTCGAGGTATTGATCCAGTTCGGCGCCATCCTCGCCATCCTGGGGGTCTATTCCGGCAAGCTGTGGCGGATCTTTTCCAGCGCGCCGCATGACCCGCGCGCGCGGCGCTTCATCGCCGCCGTGGCCCTGGCCTTTCTGCCCGCGGTGGTGATCGGCGTGCTGGCGCACCGGATCATCAAGGAAATCCTGTTCGAGACCCCGGCGCTGATCGCCGTGATGCTGATCCTGGGCGGCATCGTGCTGCTGTTCGTGGACCGGATGGTCAAGCATCCGCGCTATCACGCCGCCGAGGACATCCCGATCGGCACCGCCATCGCCATCGGCTTCATCCAGTGCCTGGCGATGATTCCGGGCGTCTCGCGCTCGGGGGCGACCATCGTCGGTGCGCTGCTTCTGGGCGCCGACAAGCGTTCTGCCGCAGAATTCAGCTTTTTCCTGTCCATGCCCACGATGCTGGGCGCTTTCGTCTATGACCTCTACAAGAACCGCGACATCCTGGATGCGGCGGCGGCCGGGAACATCCTTGTCGGCTTCGTCTGCGCCTTCGTCGCGGCGGTCGTCGTCGTGCGCTGGCTGCTCAATTACGTCTCGGTGCATGGCTATGCGCTGTTCGCCTGGTGGCGAATCGTGGTCGGCGCCGTGGTTTTGCTGGCTTTGCAGGCAAGTTGGTAA
- a CDS encoding complex I NDUFA9 subunit family protein: MSAAKLVTIYGGSGFLGRQIARIMAAEGWRVRVAVRRPNQAGVVRTYGAPGQVEPVPCNVRDDLSVTACMADADAVINCVGILVHEGKNTFDAVHEEAAGRVARIAAERGVAHVVHVSALGADPASPSRYAASKGRGEAAVLTHRPDAVILRPSIIFGSDDRFYNRIAAMTRLGPILLVPGANCPVQPVYVEDVAHAAAMAAAGKAEPGIYELGGPDVLTMRDVARQVLVATDRRRAIIGLPHWLAGVMGSVLDAGQVVVGGLLTNRILTRDQARTLRLPNKVGEGAKTFADLGIEPTAAPAVIAEYLWRFRPSGQYEAITASAKNLRNN, encoded by the coding sequence ATGTCCGCAGCCAAGCTTGTCACCATATATGGCGGGTCTGGATTCCTGGGCCGGCAGATCGCCCGGATCATGGCGGCCGAGGGCTGGCGCGTGCGCGTCGCCGTCCGCCGCCCGAACCAGGCCGGCGTCGTGCGCACCTATGGCGCGCCGGGCCAGGTCGAGCCGGTGCCCTGCAACGTCCGCGACGACCTGTCCGTGACCGCCTGCATGGCCGATGCGGATGCGGTGATCAACTGCGTCGGCATCCTGGTGCACGAGGGCAAGAACACCTTCGACGCCGTGCATGAGGAAGCCGCCGGCCGTGTCGCCCGCATCGCCGCCGAACGCGGCGTGGCGCATGTCGTGCATGTTTCGGCGCTGGGGGCCGACCCGGCCTCGCCCAGCCGCTACGCCGCCTCGAAGGGCCGGGGCGAGGCCGCGGTGCTGACGCATCGCCCCGATGCGGTGATCCTGCGGCCCTCGATCATCTTCGGCTCGGACGACCGCTTCTACAACCGCATCGCGGCGATGACGCGGCTGGGGCCGATCCTGCTGGTGCCGGGCGCGAACTGTCCGGTGCAGCCGGTCTATGTCGAGGACGTGGCCCATGCCGCCGCCATGGCCGCCGCCGGCAAGGCCGAGCCGGGCATCTATGAACTGGGCGGCCCGGACGTGCTGACCATGCGCGATGTGGCGCGGCAGGTGCTGGTCGCGACCGACCGCCGGCGCGCCATCATCGGCCTGCCGCACTGGCTGGCCGGGGTGATGGGCTCGGTTCTGGATGCCGGCCAGGTGGTGGTCGGCGGGCTGCTGACCAACCGCATCCTGACCCGCGACCAGGCCCGCACGCTGCGGTTGCCGAACAAGGTGGGCGAAGGTGCGAAAACCTTTGCCGATCTGGGCATCGAGCCGACCGCCGCCCCCGCCGTCATCGCGGAATACCTGTGGCGCTTCCGGCCCTCGGGGCAATATGAGGCGATCACCGCCTCGGCGAAGAACCTGCGCAACAACTGA
- a CDS encoding GMC family oxidoreductase has protein sequence MDDLRTREWDAIVIGTGIGGGTAGRRLAEAGLSVLYLEKGRDLGDADLPALGLDSRDPETRLANGAWPRLLEAQLDGAWCELDGMIGAGVGGTSAFYAATLERPERHDLESVEGHPHPTGGWPISYDGMRPWFQLAENYFHINGEVDPLAPNGAQLLPPVLPLPASDAALISALQRTGMHPYRTHIAARFLPGCESCFGRRCPRRCKMDGRSAGVLPALETGRAALIDRCPVTRIEADGARVTGVTCRRDGQEFTLRAKRYVLAAGGLASPSLLLQSRSETWPDGLGNGNDLVGRNLMFHLSEIIAIWAGRSRGETGASRSISMRDLYFMDGQRFGTVQSMGLSAGFGEILHALNGRFERSPLRRLRPLRHGLRIPAMVAARLLGNAKLFVGVLEDLPYADNRVLSDPTDPDRLRFHYDISDELRSRRAAFRKAMRQAFRPHRAMFMGAAPQLNFAHPCGTLRFGDDPADSVLDRDCRMHGLDNLYVADSSFMPTSNGVNPSLTIAANALRVADAIVAGLRPRLAAGGSLGY, from the coding sequence ATGGATGACCTCAGAACCCGCGAATGGGATGCCATCGTGATCGGAACGGGTATCGGCGGGGGCACCGCAGGGCGGCGTCTGGCCGAAGCGGGCCTTTCGGTCCTCTACCTGGAGAAGGGCCGGGATCTGGGCGACGCGGACCTGCCCGCGCTGGGCCTGGACAGCCGCGACCCCGAGACCCGGCTTGCCAATGGCGCCTGGCCGCGGCTGCTGGAGGCACAGCTCGACGGCGCCTGGTGCGAACTCGACGGCATGATCGGCGCCGGGGTCGGCGGAACCTCGGCCTTCTATGCCGCCACGCTGGAACGGCCCGAGCGCCACGATCTGGAATCGGTCGAGGGGCATCCGCATCCGACCGGCGGCTGGCCAATCTCCTATGACGGGATGCGGCCCTGGTTCCAGCTGGCCGAGAATTATTTCCACATCAACGGCGAGGTCGATCCGCTGGCCCCGAACGGCGCGCAGCTGTTGCCGCCGGTCCTGCCGCTGCCCGCCTCGGATGCGGCGTTGATATCCGCGCTGCAGCGCACCGGAATGCACCCCTATCGCACGCATATCGCGGCGCGCTTCCTGCCGGGTTGCGAAAGCTGCTTCGGGCGGCGCTGCCCGCGGCGCTGCAAGATGGACGGCCGCTCGGCCGGGGTGCTGCCGGCACTGGAGACCGGCCGCGCGGCCCTGATCGACCGCTGCCCGGTGACGCGGATCGAGGCCGACGGCGCCCGCGTCACCGGCGTGACCTGCCGCCGCGACGGGCAGGAATTCACCCTGCGCGCCAAGCGTTACGTGCTGGCGGCGGGCGGGCTGGCCTCGCCTTCGCTGCTGCTGCAGTCGCGCAGCGAGACCTGGCCCGACGGGCTGGGCAACGGCAACGACCTGGTCGGCCGCAACCTGATGTTCCACCTGAGCGAGATCATCGCGATCTGGGCCGGCCGGAGCCGGGGCGAGACCGGCGCCTCGCGCTCGATCAGCATGCGCGATCTGTATTTCATGGACGGGCAGCGCTTCGGCACCGTGCAATCCATGGGCCTTTCCGCCGGATTCGGCGAGATCCTGCACGCGCTGAACGGCCGGTTCGAGCGCTCGCCGCTGCGCCGGCTGCGGCCGCTGCGGCACGGATTGCGCATCCCGGCCATGGTCGCGGCGCGGCTGCTCGGCAATGCCAAGCTGTTCGTGGGCGTGCTCGAGGATCTGCCCTATGCCGACAACCGCGTGCTGTCCGACCCGACCGACCCGGACCGGCTGCGCTTCCATTACGACATCTCGGACGAACTGCGCAGCCGCCGCGCCGCCTTCCGCAAGGCGATGCGCCAGGCCTTCCGGCCGCATCGCGCCATGTTCATGGGCGCGGCGCCGCAGCTGAACTTCGCCCATCCCTGCGGCACGCTGCGCTTTGGCGACGACCCGGCCGACAGCGTCTTGGACCGCGATTGCCGGATGCACGGGCTGGACAATCTCTATGTGGCGGATTCCTCGTTCATGCCGACCTCGAACGGGGTCAATCCCAGCCTGACCATCGCCGCCAATGCGCTGCGGGTGGCGGACGCGATCGTCGCAGGCTTGCGGCCACGGCTTGCCGCTGGCGGAAGCCTTGGCTATTGA
- a CDS encoding NUDIX hydrolase: MIPRFGPPPGRRAYRLRPGAYALLIRDGSALLTFQQAPEPEFQLPGGGIDPGESALAALHREVREETGWTIGSARRLGAYRRFCYMPDYEFWAEKLCSVWIARPIARLGLPGEPGHEAHWLPLPRVEALLPDPGSRAFVRAALRRLAE; the protein is encoded by the coding sequence ATGATACCGCGTTTCGGACCGCCGCCGGGGCGGCGGGCCTATCGCCTGCGCCCGGGCGCCTATGCGCTACTGATCCGCGACGGATCGGCGCTGCTGACCTTCCAACAGGCCCCCGAACCCGAGTTCCAGTTGCCGGGCGGCGGCATCGATCCCGGCGAATCGGCCCTGGCCGCCCTGCATCGCGAGGTGCGCGAGGAAACCGGCTGGACCATCGGCTCGGCGCGACGGCTCGGGGCCTATCGGCGGTTCTGCTATATGCCGGACTATGAATTCTGGGCCGAGAAACTGTGTTCGGTCTGGATAGCCCGGCCGATCGCCCGGCTGGGGCTGCCCGGCGAGCCGGGGCACGAGGCGCATTGGCTGCCGTTGCCGCGGGTCGAGGCGCTGCTGCCCGACCCCGGCTCGCGCGCCTTCGTCCGCGCCGCGCTGCGCCGGCTGGCGGAATAG